One Rhodobacteraceae bacterium M385 genomic region harbors:
- a CDS encoding GMC family oxidoreductase N-terminal domain-containing protein: MAEGFDFIIIGGGSAGSVIASRLSENPDVRVCLLEAGGSDRHPFFHLPAGFAKMTKGIGSWGWSTVPQAHMQGKVFTYTQAKVIGGGSAINAQIYTRGHPLDYDEWRQLGCEGWSYEDVLPYFRKSEGNDTFSGRYHGQDGPLGVSKPIAPLPICEAYFEAAKAVGIPFNEDVTGEVQEGAAYYQLTQKNARRSSAAMAFLHPNRGRKNLTVKLRAHVRRIIVEQGRAVGVEMIDGARLIADREVVLSSGAIGSPRLLQLSGIGPADDLRALGIDVVLDQPQVGSNLQDHLDLYCIAEVSGPHTYDRFAKPHLSVLAGLQYLTTRKGPVASSLFETGGFWYADPNARSPDLQFHLGLGTGIEAGVVSMPDGGVTLNSCYLRPRSRGSVRLASADPAKAPLIDPNYCADPHDREMSIRGLKLTQEILGQDALAHMIRTERLPGPDVRTDEDYFNFICAHSKTSHHCAGTCAMGPDDSAVVTPRLAFNGIEGLRVADASIMPRVVSSNTNAPAIMIGEKAADMIREDQGV; this comes from the coding sequence ATGGCTGAAGGCTTTGATTTCATCATCATCGGTGGCGGCTCTGCCGGCTCTGTCATCGCGTCCCGGCTGTCGGAAAATCCCGACGTTCGCGTTTGCCTGCTGGAAGCCGGAGGGTCTGACCGCCACCCGTTTTTCCACCTGCCTGCGGGCTTTGCGAAAATGACCAAAGGCATCGGGTCCTGGGGGTGGAGCACGGTACCCCAAGCTCACATGCAGGGCAAAGTGTTCACCTATACGCAGGCCAAAGTGATCGGTGGCGGATCGGCGATCAACGCGCAAATCTACACGCGTGGGCATCCGTTGGATTACGACGAATGGCGGCAATTGGGATGCGAGGGCTGGAGCTATGAAGATGTCCTCCCCTACTTCCGCAAGTCCGAGGGGAACGACACCTTTTCAGGCCGCTATCACGGGCAAGACGGCCCCCTGGGCGTGTCGAAACCCATCGCGCCCCTGCCGATCTGTGAAGCGTATTTCGAGGCAGCCAAAGCGGTGGGCATTCCGTTCAATGAGGACGTCACCGGAGAGGTTCAGGAAGGCGCGGCCTACTATCAGCTCACCCAGAAGAACGCCCGCCGTTCCTCGGCCGCGATGGCGTTCTTGCATCCAAACCGGGGCCGCAAGAACCTGACCGTAAAACTCCGCGCGCACGTGCGGCGGATCATCGTAGAACAAGGCCGTGCCGTTGGGGTCGAGATGATAGACGGAGCCCGCCTGATCGCCGATCGCGAGGTGGTGCTGTCCAGCGGGGCCATCGGCTCGCCCCGGTTGTTGCAGCTATCGGGCATTGGTCCGGCAGACGACCTGCGGGCGCTTGGCATCGACGTGGTGCTGGATCAGCCTCAGGTGGGCAGCAACCTGCAAGATCATCTGGACCTGTATTGCATTGCCGAGGTTTCCGGCCCCCATACCTACGACCGCTTCGCCAAACCGCATCTTAGCGTGCTTGCGGGGCTGCAATACCTGACGACCCGCAAGGGCCCGGTGGCCAGCAGCCTCTTTGAAACGGGCGGTTTCTGGTACGCAGACCCCAACGCGCGGTCACCCGATTTGCAGTTCCACCTTGGCCTTGGGACCGGGATTGAAGCGGGCGTTGTCTCTATGCCCGATGGCGGCGTGACGCTGAATTCCTGCTACCTGCGGCCCCGGTCCCGTGGCTCTGTCCGGCTGGCCAGCGCCGACCCGGCGAAAGCGCCGTTGATTGATCCGAACTACTGCGCCGATCCCCATGACCGCGAGATGTCCATTCGGGGGCTGAAACTGACGCAGGAAATCCTTGGCCAAGATGCGCTGGCCCACATGATCCGGACCGAGCGTTTGCCGGGCCCTGATGTGCGCACCGATGAGGATTACTTCAACTTCATCTGCGCCCATTCCAAAACCTCGCATCACTGCGCGGGCACCTGCGCCATGGGGCCGGACGACAGCGCCGTTGTCACGCCGCGATTGGCGTTTAATGGAATCGAGGGGCTACGGGTTGCCGATGCCTCGATCATGCCGCGCGTCGTGTCGTCCAACACCAATGCACCCGCGATCATGATCGGTGAAAAAGCCGCCGATATGATCCGTGAAGACCAAGGAGTTTAG
- a CDS encoding 3-ketoacyl-ACP reductase has product MKALITGGQQGIGLGIATALHAAGWEIAVASEAASAELPFPASYHQHDVRDIAAIPALMDAVGPITTLISNAGVGAMARGDVLEMTPESYDRCQEVNTRGAIFLAQAVAKRMLDMPAESYRSITFITSVSATIVNPSRVEYCISKAATAMAAKAFAERLAPHNIGVFDIRPGIIQSAMTAPVAERYDATIPDTVPMGRWGTPRDIADIVVPLARGDFAFATGAQIPVDGGLSIQTF; this is encoded by the coding sequence ATGAAAGCGCTTATTACCGGTGGCCAGCAGGGCATAGGCCTTGGGATTGCGACGGCCCTTCACGCCGCGGGGTGGGAAATTGCGGTCGCGTCTGAGGCCGCCTCGGCAGAACTACCGTTCCCGGCCAGCTACCACCAACATGACGTACGCGACATTGCAGCGATCCCGGCGCTTATGGATGCGGTCGGTCCGATCACCACGCTTATTTCCAACGCGGGCGTGGGCGCGATGGCACGGGGCGATGTGCTTGAAATGACGCCGGAAAGCTATGACCGCTGCCAAGAGGTCAACACCCGTGGCGCGATCTTTTTGGCACAGGCGGTAGCGAAACGGATGCTGGATATGCCAGCGGAGTCTTACCGCTCCATCACCTTCATTACCTCGGTCAGCGCGACCATCGTGAACCCGTCTCGGGTGGAATATTGCATCTCCAAGGCGGCCACCGCGATGGCGGCGAAAGCCTTTGCCGAACGCCTCGCGCCTCACAACATCGGCGTCTTTGACATTCGCCCCGGCATCATCCAGTCGGCCATGACGGCCCCCGTGGCTGAGCGCTACGACGCCACGATCCCGGACACCGTGCCCATGGGCCGCTGGGGCACGCCGCGCGACATTGCCGACATCGTCGTGCCCCTGGCACGGGGCGATTTCGCCTTTGCCACTGGTGCACAAATCCCTGTGGATGGCGGCTTGTCCATCCAGACTTTCTGA
- a CDS encoding GMC family oxidoreductase, translating into MSDADIIIVGSGMGGATLAAGLAATGLRVLILERGQLLHDCPEARNPLAVFKTGHFRPDETWLSPEGERFNPGNYACVGGNSKFYGAVMLRYREADFSPIAHMGGTTPGWPISYDDLAPFYTQAEALYQVRGRMGQDPTEPPHQDYAFPPIPHEPTIADLAVRLTQAGLHPSPLPLAVDLERWLQRARTPWDGFPDTTGGKLDAESAALVAALAHPNVTLRTGVEVRKVEVEGARVTGLLTSAGRLSAPRIVLAAGAVHTAALLLRSATEADPNGLANRSDQVGRNFMNHNASAVLALSTRRNRSVYQKTLQMNDWYLSGGPDGAPLGNVQLLGRVSAPILAAQTRLPKPLAKVIADRAIDFYAMSEDLPNPDSRVTLRGDDIVLNWKRSNFAAHEALVAKLKATLKRIGFPVVLSRAFDRRTPSHQCGTARIGTDPNSSVCDAFGKAHDLDNLYICDASLLPTSAAVNPSLTIAALALRQADHLALTLPANGEMAGFEKGTT; encoded by the coding sequence ATGAGCGACGCCGATATCATTATCGTAGGCTCCGGTATGGGGGGCGCGACGCTGGCCGCAGGGCTGGCGGCGACGGGCCTGCGCGTGTTGATCCTGGAACGGGGGCAGTTGCTGCACGACTGCCCCGAGGCCCGTAATCCTTTGGCCGTGTTCAAGACCGGTCACTTCCGCCCGGATGAGACTTGGTTGTCCCCGGAGGGGGAGCGATTTAACCCCGGCAATTATGCCTGTGTCGGTGGCAACTCCAAATTCTACGGCGCGGTGATGCTGCGCTACCGTGAGGCGGATTTCAGCCCGATCGCCCATATGGGTGGTACGACGCCCGGTTGGCCGATCAGCTATGACGATCTCGCGCCGTTCTACACCCAGGCCGAGGCGCTCTACCAAGTGCGGGGCCGTATGGGGCAAGATCCGACAGAGCCGCCGCATCAAGACTATGCCTTTCCGCCGATCCCCCATGAACCCACCATCGCAGACCTCGCCGTACGGCTTACCCAAGCGGGATTGCACCCTTCCCCCTTGCCCTTGGCGGTGGATTTGGAGCGTTGGTTGCAGCGCGCGCGTACCCCTTGGGATGGCTTCCCCGACACCACCGGCGGCAAGCTAGACGCCGAAAGTGCGGCCCTTGTGGCGGCTCTGGCGCACCCCAACGTGACCCTGCGCACCGGAGTGGAGGTCCGCAAGGTCGAGGTTGAGGGAGCCCGTGTCACCGGCCTGCTAACGTCCGCCGGGCGGCTATCCGCGCCACGCATCGTGCTGGCGGCAGGCGCAGTTCATACGGCGGCGTTGCTGTTGCGCTCAGCCACCGAGGCAGACCCCAATGGGTTGGCCAACCGCTCGGACCAGGTGGGGCGCAACTTCATGAACCACAACGCCAGCGCGGTGCTGGCGCTGAGCACGCGGCGCAATCGCTCGGTGTATCAAAAGACCTTGCAGATGAACGATTGGTATCTGTCGGGCGGGCCTGACGGGGCGCCCTTGGGCAACGTGCAGCTCCTCGGGCGCGTCTCCGCGCCCATTCTCGCCGCGCAAACGCGCTTACCAAAACCGCTGGCCAAAGTGATCGCGGACCGGGCGATTGATTTCTACGCCATGTCCGAGGATTTGCCGAACCCCGATAGCCGTGTCACCCTTCGCGGAGACGATATCGTGCTGAATTGGAAACGCTCCAACTTTGCCGCCCATGAGGCGCTGGTGGCCAAGCTGAAGGCGACGCTCAAACGTATCGGTTTCCCAGTGGTGCTGTCCCGGGCGTTTGATCGCCGCACGCCGTCCCATCAATGCGGCACGGCGCGGATCGGGACGGACCCAAACAGCAGCGTTTGCGACGCGTTCGGGAAGGCTCATGACCTAGATAACCTCTATATCTGCGATGCCTCCTTGCTGCCGACCTCGGCGGCGGTGAATCCGTCGCTGACCATTGCCGCGCTGGCCTTGCGCCAAGCGGACCACCTCGCGTTGACCTTGCCCGCCAATGGCGAAATGGCAGGCTTTGAAAAGGGCACGACATGA
- the ugpC gene encoding sn-glycerol-3-phosphate ABC transporter ATP-binding protein UgpC, with translation MGFLDINNVTKSYGAVEVLHKVDIQVQEGEFLVLVGPSGCGKSTLLNMIAGLEGITSGEISIKDRVVNDVTPSKRNIAMVFQSYALYPNMTVGQNITFGLEMQGTPKAERDAAMADVAKLLQIENLLDRKPGQLSGGQRQRVAMGRALVRDPDVFLFDEPLSNLDAKLRVDMRTEIKKLHQKLGTTIVYVTHDQIEAMTLSTRIAVMYDGYVQQLGTPKEIYDNPANLFVATFMGSPAMNVLNARLIEKDGVIQAVFAGADGADVHLRIEDAPVAYRNYIDSDVMLGIRPEAITDPEGADRNARNIQTMTNTVSVTEPAGADTFVSTTLSGKDCIARMRADADVHAGQPFEFAVNMDKAVLFDPKTEDRIA, from the coding sequence ATGGGTTTTCTAGACATCAACAACGTCACCAAATCCTACGGCGCGGTGGAGGTTCTGCATAAGGTGGACATCCAGGTGCAGGAGGGAGAGTTCCTTGTCCTCGTCGGGCCGTCGGGTTGCGGCAAGTCCACGTTGCTCAACATGATCGCAGGGCTCGAGGGAATCACTTCGGGTGAGATCTCGATCAAAGACCGCGTCGTCAATGATGTGACGCCCTCCAAGCGCAACATCGCGATGGTGTTCCAAAGCTATGCTTTGTACCCGAACATGACCGTGGGCCAGAACATCACCTTCGGCCTGGAAATGCAGGGCACCCCTAAGGCTGAGCGGGATGCGGCCATGGCCGATGTGGCCAAGCTGCTGCAAATCGAGAATCTGTTGGATCGCAAACCCGGCCAGCTGTCCGGCGGGCAACGCCAGCGTGTCGCCATGGGCCGCGCTTTGGTGCGGGACCCCGACGTGTTCCTTTTTGATGAACCGCTATCCAACCTCGACGCGAAGCTGCGTGTGGACATGCGGACCGAGATCAAGAAGCTGCACCAAAAGCTTGGCACCACCATCGTTTACGTGACCCACGACCAGATTGAGGCGATGACCCTCTCCACCCGCATCGCCGTGATGTACGATGGCTATGTGCAGCAACTGGGCACCCCGAAAGAGATCTACGACAACCCCGCCAACCTGTTTGTGGCGACGTTTATGGGCTCGCCCGCGATGAATGTGCTGAACGCGCGTCTGATCGAAAAGGACGGCGTGATCCAAGCGGTGTTCGCGGGGGCTGATGGAGCTGATGTCCATCTGCGGATTGAAGACGCACCGGTGGCATACCGCAATTACATCGATAGCGACGTGATGCTCGGCATCCGGCCCGAGGCGATTACAGATCCCGAAGGGGCCGATCGTAATGCGCGCAACATCCAGACCATGACCAACACCGTTAGCGTAACCGAGCCCGCGGGCGCGGATACTTTCGTGTCCACCACGCTTTCTGGCAAGGATTGCATTGCCCGGATGCGGGCGGACGCTGACGTTCACGCGGGCCAACCGTTTGAGTTTGCAGTGAACATGGATAAGGCCGTCTTGTTTGATCCGAAAACCGAAGACCGCATCGCCTGA
- a CDS encoding carbohydrate ABC transporter permease — translation MSIASNDTVIRSSKVTRTFMYLVLVLFALFYLMPLFIMVVNSLKPLDEITSGGMISLPHNWTIEPWLSAWSTAQIGVSPTGLRPYFINSIAMAVPAVAISTIAGALNGYVLTKWHFRGATWVFGLLLFSCFIPFQIVLIPMARVLGLLNISGTTYGLILVHVVYGVGFSTLYFRNYYAAFPTELVRAAQIDGAGFFQIFWRIMLPSSGPIIAVCCIWQFTNIWNDFLFGASFASGGAAPMTVALNNLVNSSTGVREYNVHFAGAIMAAAPTLLVYIVAGRYFVRGLMAGSVKG, via the coding sequence ATGTCGATTGCTTCCAACGATACCGTTATTCGGTCCTCCAAGGTGACACGCACGTTCATGTACCTTGTCCTGGTGCTATTCGCGCTGTTCTATCTGATGCCGTTGTTCATCATGGTGGTGAACTCGCTTAAGCCGCTGGATGAGATTACCAGCGGGGGGATGATTTCCCTGCCGCACAACTGGACGATCGAGCCATGGCTGTCCGCCTGGTCCACCGCCCAAATCGGCGTGTCGCCCACGGGGCTGCGGCCCTACTTCATCAACTCCATCGCGATGGCCGTGCCAGCGGTGGCGATTTCCACTATCGCGGGGGCGCTGAACGGCTATGTACTGACAAAATGGCACTTCCGGGGTGCGACTTGGGTCTTTGGGTTGCTGCTGTTTTCGTGCTTCATCCCGTTCCAGATCGTCCTGATTCCTATGGCACGTGTCTTGGGACTTCTGAACATCTCGGGCACCACATACGGGTTGATCTTGGTCCATGTGGTCTACGGTGTAGGCTTTTCGACGCTTTACTTCCGCAACTACTACGCCGCCTTCCCGACCGAGCTGGTTCGTGCGGCCCAGATCGACGGGGCAGGATTTTTCCAGATCTTCTGGCGGATCATGCTGCCCTCGTCCGGGCCGATCATCGCGGTGTGCTGCATCTGGCAATTCACCAATATCTGGAATGATTTTCTGTTTGGCGCTTCCTTCGCGTCCGGCGGCGCCGCGCCGATGACGGTGGCCCTTAATAACCTCGTGAACTCCAGCACCGGTGTGCGCGAGTATAACGTTCACTTCGCGGGCGCCATCATGGCCGCCGCGCCTACTCTTCTCGTCTACATTGTGGCCGGTCGGTACTTCGTTCGGGGTCTCATGGCCGGCAGCGTGAAGGGATGA
- a CDS encoding sugar ABC transporter permease, producing MLSGGADFRTRLQNWLPKIVLAPSFAVMVLFVYGFIAFTVYLSFTGSRMLPSFDLVGFQNYERLFRVRQWDTAIVNLGVFAGLYIVISTIIGLFLAIFLDMKIRGEGLLRPIFLYPMALSFIVTGTAWKWILDPAIGLEVTVQRWGWETFQFDWIKDSDMAIYTIVIAAVWQSSGFVMAMFLAGLRGIDNEILKAAQMDGASTFQMYRRIILPQLRPAFLSAFVILSHLAIKSYDLVVAMTDGGPGTSTWLPALFMYEYTFTRNQMGIGAASAVIMLMTIAAIMVPYLYAELREKN from the coding sequence ATGCTGTCTGGGGGCGCGGATTTCCGCACACGCCTACAGAACTGGCTGCCCAAGATCGTGCTCGCCCCGTCATTCGCTGTGATGGTGCTGTTCGTCTACGGCTTTATCGCCTTCACAGTGTACCTCAGCTTCACCGGCTCGCGCATGCTGCCGAGCTTCGATCTGGTCGGATTTCAGAACTACGAACGCCTGTTCCGGGTGCGCCAGTGGGACACGGCGATTGTCAATCTGGGGGTTTTTGCGGGCCTCTATATCGTCATCAGCACGATCATCGGTCTTTTCCTTGCCATCTTCCTCGACATGAAAATTCGGGGCGAGGGCCTGTTGCGCCCGATCTTCCTGTACCCCATGGCCCTGTCCTTCATCGTGACGGGCACAGCCTGGAAATGGATTTTGGACCCCGCCATCGGGCTAGAGGTCACGGTACAGCGTTGGGGGTGGGAGACCTTCCAGTTCGACTGGATCAAAGACAGCGACATGGCGATTTACACCATCGTGATCGCCGCCGTCTGGCAGTCGTCGGGCTTTGTGATGGCAATGTTTCTTGCGGGCCTGCGCGGGATCGACAACGAGATCCTCAAAGCGGCCCAGATGGACGGCGCCTCTACCTTTCAGATGTATCGCCGGATCATTTTGCCACAACTGCGCCCGGCGTTTCTGTCGGCTTTCGTGATCCTGAGCCACCTTGCGATCAAGTCCTACGATCTTGTCGTGGCGATGACGGACGGCGGCCCCGGCACGTCCACATGGCTGCCAGCGTTGTTCATGTACGAATACACCTTCACGCGGAACCAGATGGGGATCGGCGCAGCATCGGCTGTGATCATGCTGATGACCATCGCCGCAATCATGGTGCCCTACCTCTATGCCGAGCTGCGGGAGAAGAACTGA
- a CDS encoding ABC transporter substrate-binding protein, with the protein MKKLYTGAAVVALSTSAVMAQEVEVLHWWTSGGEAAALNVLREDLAGNGIGWTDMPVAGGGGSDAMTVLRARVTAGDAPTAVQMLGFSIQDWAAEGALANLDALAEEQNWNEVVPEALQAFSTYDGHWVAAPVNVHSTNWVWANTALMEELGIEQPETWEDFVAAMQTAQDAGYTALAHGGQAWQDATIFDSMVMGVGGPEFYQASMIDLDADALGGELMVEAFDRMNTLRGFVDDNFSGRDWNLASAMVINGEALFQIMGDWAKGEFVNAGQTAGEEFQCFRVPGTEGTVTFNSDQFAMFGVEDEGDQASQLAMATAVMSPEFQIAFNVVKGSAPARTDIDASSFDACGQAAMADLAAAGESGGLFGSMAHGHANPPSIQNAMYDVITAHFNGEYDSATAAEEMVTAVELNQ; encoded by the coding sequence ATGAAAAAACTGTACACGGGTGCCGCTGTTGTTGCGCTGTCGACCAGTGCCGTGATGGCGCAAGAGGTTGAAGTTCTGCACTGGTGGACCTCGGGCGGCGAAGCGGCTGCGTTGAACGTTCTGCGCGAAGATCTGGCAGGCAACGGCATCGGCTGGACCGACATGCCTGTTGCAGGCGGCGGTGGCTCTGACGCCATGACCGTTCTGCGTGCGCGCGTCACCGCAGGCGACGCCCCCACCGCCGTTCAGATGCTGGGTTTCTCGATCCAGGATTGGGCCGCAGAAGGCGCGCTGGCAAACCTTGACGCGCTGGCGGAAGAGCAGAACTGGAACGAAGTTGTGCCCGAGGCGCTGCAAGCGTTCTCCACCTACGACGGCCATTGGGTTGCAGCCCCTGTGAACGTCCACTCCACCAACTGGGTTTGGGCCAACACGGCGCTGATGGAAGAACTCGGCATCGAGCAGCCCGAGACTTGGGAAGACTTCGTTGCAGCCATGCAAACGGCCCAAGATGCCGGTTACACAGCGCTGGCTCACGGCGGTCAGGCTTGGCAAGACGCCACCATCTTCGATTCGATGGTGATGGGTGTTGGCGGTCCTGAGTTCTATCAGGCCTCCATGATCGATCTCGACGCTGACGCGCTTGGCGGTGAGTTGATGGTTGAAGCCTTCGACCGGATGAACACGCTGCGTGGCTTTGTGGACGACAACTTCTCGGGTCGTGACTGGAACCTGGCCTCGGCTATGGTGATCAACGGCGAAGCGCTGTTCCAGATCATGGGTGACTGGGCGAAGGGTGAATTCGTCAACGCCGGTCAAACCGCTGGCGAAGAATTCCAGTGCTTCCGCGTTCCCGGCACCGAAGGCACCGTGACGTTCAACTCCGACCAATTCGCCATGTTCGGCGTTGAGGACGAGGGCGACCAAGCATCCCAACTTGCCATGGCAACTGCCGTGATGAGCCCTGAGTTCCAGATCGCGTTCAACGTGGTCAAAGGCTCTGCGCCCGCACGGACCGACATCGACGCGTCTTCCTTCGATGCATGCGGTCAGGCGGCAATGGCCGATCTGGCAGCGGCTGGCGAAAGCGGCGGTCTGTTTGGGTCCATGGCCCACGGCCACGCCAACCCACCATCCATCCAGAACGCGATGTATGACGTGATCACGGCGCATTTCAACGGTGAGTATGACTCCGCCACTGCGGCAGAGGAAATGGTTACAGCGGTTGAGCTGAACCAATAA
- a CDS encoding LacI family transcriptional regulator, translating to MNRDIGLTQTGDKPTLRSLAEATGFSVATISRALADDPRIAAKTRATVAQAAADAGYVPDRAARRLRTGRTQVVTLLLNTEHEFLGFTHEFLAGMTDALRGTGYSVNVVPDHVGEDRLAPVRNILRNQLADGILFTRTEAFDPRVRMLMEADFPFVCHGRTEFTAPHPYVDFDNEAFARTAVERLVAKGRTRLSMILPEDRFTFTQHLRYGFLSAVREAGVDYEIMEGVTLDSSSEDIVRATRASRMSATPPDGYVCVGEVTALVTLSALSDSGAVLGRDADIFAKRASPIFDNIRPRIDSVFEDLRMTGHKMSEMLLHRMAGKPSDGLTHLLMPEFEQSGHPTTQG from the coding sequence ATGAATCGAGATATCGGCCTGACACAGACCGGCGACAAGCCGACGCTGCGCTCTTTGGCCGAGGCCACTGGCTTCTCTGTGGCGACGATTTCTCGGGCTTTGGCGGACGATCCGCGAATCGCGGCGAAGACCCGGGCCACCGTAGCACAGGCAGCAGCCGACGCGGGGTATGTCCCCGACCGTGCCGCGCGACGCTTGCGCACCGGGCGCACCCAAGTTGTGACCTTGTTGCTGAACACCGAGCACGAATTCCTTGGCTTCACCCATGAATTTCTGGCCGGCATGACGGACGCATTGCGCGGCACCGGTTATTCCGTGAACGTGGTGCCCGACCATGTGGGCGAAGACCGCCTGGCCCCGGTCCGCAATATCCTGCGCAACCAGCTTGCCGATGGCATCTTGTTCACCCGGACCGAGGCATTTGACCCCCGCGTCCGGATGCTGATGGAGGCGGATTTTCCCTTCGTCTGTCATGGTCGAACCGAGTTCACGGCGCCCCATCCCTACGTAGATTTCGATAACGAGGCCTTCGCTCGAACCGCCGTTGAGAGGCTGGTCGCCAAGGGCCGTACCCGCCTGTCGATGATTTTGCCGGAAGACCGTTTCACCTTCACCCAACACCTGCGCTACGGCTTTCTGAGTGCCGTGCGCGAGGCGGGTGTTGATTATGAGATCATGGAAGGCGTGACCCTTGATAGCTCGTCCGAGGACATTGTGCGCGCCACCCGCGCAAGCCGCATGTCCGCCACGCCGCCCGATGGCTACGTTTGCGTGGGCGAGGTGACGGCCCTTGTGACCCTGTCGGCCCTGTCTGACAGCGGCGCGGTTCTGGGGCGCGATGCGGATATTTTCGCCAAACGCGCCTCTCCGATCTTTGACAACATCCGCCCGCGCATCGATTCTGTCTTTGAGGACCTGCGCATGACCGGCCATAAAATGTCCGAGATGCTTTTGCACCGCATGGCGGGCAAACCTTCGGACGGGCTGACGCATCTGCTGATGCCGGAGTTCGAACAATCCGGTCACCCCACAACCCAAGGCTGA
- a CDS encoding aldehyde dehydrogenase family protein, giving the protein MTKMTIIPSAGAAMPAPFTGRHLIDGEWRDSADGAVSERHSPAHGTHVSTAAEGSAAEAEAAIAAARATFDAGNWAFSSGASRAAILLKVADLIERDLDRIALLETLESGKPISQAKAEIGGAADLWRYAASLARMVYGDSHNALGPDMLGVVLKEPIGVVSMITPWNFPFLIVSQKLPFALAAGCTAVIKPSELTPSTTCILGELLIEAGLPAGVANIVLGFGDPVGEVLSTDARVDMVSFTGSTGVGKRISAAASGTLKKVSLELGGKNPQVIFPDADLDQAADAITFGVYFNAGECCNSGSRIIVHEDVAAELTAKVVALSRRVPFGDPLDEATQVGAIISPEHMAKIDGYVQDAVAEGATVAIGGAALAVDGVGPQFYQPTVVTNLRPDMAIARDEVFGPVLSVLTFKTLDEALNLCNDAAYGLSAGVWSRDMTTCLSFARRVQAGTVWTNTWMDGFPEMPFGGVKESGQGRELGRYGLEEFLEVKTVQMRIGDTRQPWVVG; this is encoded by the coding sequence ATGACGAAGATGACGATTATCCCCTCCGCCGGGGCGGCGATGCCTGCGCCTTTCACGGGGCGGCATCTGATTGACGGTGAATGGCGCGACAGTGCCGATGGGGCCGTGTCGGAACGACACTCTCCGGCCCACGGCACCCACGTCAGCACCGCCGCCGAAGGCAGCGCGGCCGAGGCCGAAGCCGCGATAGCGGCGGCGCGGGCCACGTTTGATGCGGGCAATTGGGCGTTTTCCAGCGGGGCGTCCCGCGCGGCGATCCTGTTGAAGGTCGCTGATCTGATCGAACGGGATCTGGACCGCATCGCCCTGTTGGAAACTTTGGAATCTGGCAAGCCGATCAGCCAAGCCAAAGCCGAAATCGGCGGTGCAGCGGACCTTTGGCGCTACGCGGCCAGCCTTGCACGGATGGTCTACGGCGATAGCCATAACGCCCTTGGGCCGGATATGTTGGGCGTCGTCCTGAAAGAACCCATCGGCGTCGTGTCGATGATAACCCCTTGGAACTTCCCTTTTTTGATCGTGTCGCAAAAGCTGCCCTTTGCCTTGGCCGCGGGCTGCACGGCGGTCATCAAACCGTCTGAGTTGACACCTTCAACCACCTGCATCCTTGGAGAATTGCTGATCGAGGCGGGCTTGCCCGCAGGCGTTGCGAACATCGTTCTGGGCTTCGGTGACCCGGTGGGAGAGGTGCTTTCGACCGACGCCCGCGTCGATATGGTCAGCTTCACCGGCTCCACCGGGGTGGGCAAGCGCATTAGCGCGGCGGCATCGGGGACGTTGAAGAAAGTCTCGCTGGAATTGGGCGGTAAGAACCCGCAGGTGATTTTCCCCGACGCGGACTTGGACCAAGCCGCCGATGCCATCACCTTCGGCGTCTATTTCAACGCGGGCGAATGCTGCAATTCCGGTTCTCGGATCATCGTTCATGAGGACGTGGCCGCGGAATTGACGGCTAAGGTCGTCGCCTTGTCGCGCCGCGTTCCCTTTGGCGATCCGCTGGACGAAGCGACGCAAGTTGGCGCGATCATTTCGCCCGAGCATATGGCGAAGATCGACGGCTATGTGCAGGACGCCGTGGCCGAAGGGGCGACCGTCGCCATAGGCGGCGCGGCGTTGGCTGTGGACGGCGTCGGCCCGCAATTCTACCAGCCCACGGTCGTCACCAACCTGCGCCCAGATATGGCCATCGCCCGCGATGAGGTCTTTGGCCCGGTCCTGTCCGTGCTGACCTTCAAAACCCTTGATGAGGCACTAAACCTTTGCAATGACGCCGCTTATGGCTTGTCCGCGGGCGTGTGGTCCAGGGATATGACCACCTGCCTTTCCTTTGCCAGAAGGGTGCAGGCGGGGACGGTTTGGACCAACACCTGGATGGACGGTTTTCCGGAAATGCCCTTCGGTGGCGTCAAGGAAAGCGGGCAGGGCCGAGAGCTGGGGCGCTACGGCCTGGAAGAATTCCTAGAGGTCAAAACCGTGCAAATGCGCATTGGTGACACCCGTCAGCCTTGGGTTGTGGGGTGA